The DNA sequence GCAACTGATCATCATCGAAATGAAAGTCTAGCGTACGATCCAGCAATTTTCTCAAAAAGGGTAGGTAGGAAGAGGGGTAGATAATACCCTCCTCCTAATGAAATTTAAAGCCTTTATTTACTGCTGAATTTGCCCCCGGAGAGCTTCGTTAAGACCGACATTTCCATGTTCTGATTGAGTAGATCTCGGTTCAAAAGTACTTGCTTCTGCAATTCTAGGATAAACTTCAATGACACAGCATTCTTGTTCGCGGACGAAATTCAGTACTCTTGTTCACGAACGAAATTCAGCTTACGATTTGCTGTTTCCAGGAAGGATGTCGAGCCTCGAGGAGCCACTCGGTCTCGGAGACCTGCCCAAGTTGAGTATTAACAGACTCGGGAGGTTCTTGTCGCCGACAGCTCGCAGGTCATCACCGTCCGATGACCACAGCACTGGAAAGTAAGTGTAGGCGTGTGAGTATGAGCAGTTGATGTGCACAACGGCATTCGTTTACTCGTCATATGGGTGATCAGGGcttttcttcaaaaaaaaaaagtggttTCTTGTTAAGTGAAGGGATCGCTTCAAGTTTGTGTTGTTTGCTACTTTCAGATACAGCAACTCCTGCAATGGTAGCCCCTTCCATGGCAATTCCTATCCCTGGCATCCGCAATGCCGTCAGGCCGATTCGTCATGTGATGCGGTGGAGCTTAGAGATCTTCCTCGGAAGGTAATTTCGACCACACATATATAATTATTATTAGGACTGACCTGAACCTGATAATCAGTTTTATTTGTCCATCAGTCTTTGTTTTACCTAGTCATAATAATCTTCCAATGTAGTACCATTTAAAGTAAAATAGCGTTAGAAAACTACAACAATCACAATATGGGCACCAAAACGCTTTCTCTTAATCCTGTCGATCAACAATCTGTCCTCAGGTTATGTGGGAACTGCCAAGGTTTGTGAAGATAGTTGAGGTTGGACCACGGGATGGCCTGCAAAATGAAAAGGGCAATGTTCCAACATCCGTAAAGATCCAACTGATACACAAGTTAGTCGGTGCAGGTCTGTCAGTTGTTGAAGCCACAAGTTTTGTATCCCCAAAATGGGTGCCGCAGGTGATGTACTTAGTTAGTGACTATGATAATGGCATGTTGTTTCCATGAAAAAGGTCATGAAGTTCTTATCTAGCTCAGTTTGGAATCTGCAGCTAGCTGATGCAAAGGAGGTCCTCAAAGGTATCCAGCAGGAGCCAGGCGTACGGTATCCGGTGTTAACCCCTAACCTCAGAGTAAGTTCTCTCATCATTTCTTCTAAGAAATGTATTCCACTGCAGTTGCACTGCTGTACATACTTGATACTAGAAGATATGATCTGTACTAATGAACTGAGTGCTTTACAGGGATTTGAGGCTGCTATTGCAGCTGGTGCAAAAGAAATTGCGGTTTTTGCATCGGCCTCTGAATCCTTCTCTAAGTCGAACATTAACTGTACCATTGAGGAAAGCCTTGTTCGGTACCGTGGTGTTACAGCGGCTGCCAAGAAACATGGACTAACTATCCGGGGGTAAGTTAATCAACTTCTAACCTCTTTAAGTCTGTGATAATTGACGAGTTGGGTGACTGAGGCTTTTCAGCTGTGATGTGTGGTCTGAATCTTGCTTCCTCTGTTTGATGTCAGGTATGTTTCATGCGTGATTGGTTGCCCTGTTGAAGGCACAATTAATCCGCCGAAGGTCGCATATGTAGCTAAGGAGCTTTATAACATGGGCTGCTCGGAGATCTCACTTGGCGACACAACTGGTGTTGGGACACCGGGTACTGATTCTCTCTGCCTATGCCTAACCTTTTTACGATTCTCAGTCATTTAATAACAGTATGCGGAGACTGACCAAAGTAACTGCAACATCCGTGTTTCAGGTAGCGTGGTTGCTATGCTTCAAGCTGTCATGGCGTTTGTTCCAGTAGACAAGATTGCTGTTCATTTTCATGATACATATGGGCAAGCCCTTGCCAACATCCTAGTCTCCCTTCAAGTAagcaacaatattttttttatgtctCGTCATTGGTCCACAACATTCATAGAAATGCCTAACACACACACATGCATTTCTTGTTTCGTCAGATGGGGATCAACGTAGTGGACTCATCAGTGTCAGGCCTTGGAGGTTGTCCATATGCAAAGGGCGCCACTGGCAATGTTGCCACAGAGGATGTTGTGTACATGCTCCATGGCCTAGGTATAGAGACCAACGTCGACCTCAACAAGCTCATGGAGGCTGGTGATTACATTTCCAAGGAATTGGGAAGGCCACTGGGTTCCAAGACTGCGACTGCTCTGCGCAAGCTAACTACCTGAGTCCCTGAAAACCTTCTCAAGCACTCCGAAGACAACGATGAGAAATGTATCAACGAAGAGAAATGTATCAGTTGTGTTATCAcacgtttttttttttacttactTATATATACAGACGAGTCATATGAACGTCCTAAGGTTGTACTTTAGTTTGCAATTTCGTGGACATACTCTGAAAACATTTGATTCACACAGTTGTACCTCCCGTTGGATGATTCTGAATAATCTGGGTTTTCCTGGACGCAAATTGTGTTTGCTCAAACGAATACACGGAACAAAAAACACTAATAAAGTTTTGGAACAGTCTACATATTCACCAGTTGCAATGTGGTAGCCTCGCTGGTTTTGTGCCGACGGAAACTAAAAATTCGATCTTTGGTAGCTTACCGATATTCTATATTGGATGGGCGGCACAACTGCAAAAtgctgcagcaacagtttcttgCTGCCTGACAATCTCTTGTTTCTTACACGCACATGTATCGGAATATCACGGTTAAGGATCTAGGCAACAAATGAGCAAACTAATCGAAGCATGTAACTTTTCTTGCCCTGCCCTCTGACATAAAATGGAGGGAGAACTTTGCCATATTTCTGTACTATATGCGTATATCGGAATGAAATTTACAATCACCACGTGAACTTTACATGTTCCCTGTGCTGGTTTTTAATCCGTCGTCATGGTTACTCCAGGAAGAGTTTTAAGAATGGCTAGGCATTCCTTCAGAATCGCCTTTGCTTGCTCACTTTTTTCAGACTCGCAGAGCTCTGTAAGTTCATCCTCGAACTTGGCCTCTGTTCTTTCCAACAATGGGAAGTCTCTGTACAGTTTGCTCAAATCAAGAAGGCACTCCGATGCAGCAATGTGAACCTGCAAATAGGTTATAAGTCATGACTCATGACGAATAAGGTTTGGTCTGCTAAAACCACTGGTTTAAGAAACAGCCATGGGTCCTCATATTGTGGACTACTTATGGCAATTCCAGACAACCTTTGCACCATTCGTGTTATCATGTATTACCTCTGTCCCTAAAAGGATGGAACTATGCGTTGCGTGCCAGTTAAAATGTTtcacatttgaccaagtttctaGTAAACAGTAATCATATTTATGGCTCCAaattaatttattatgaaaatacatttcataattaatctaatggcatttatttgatattataaatatttatactttttttatctataattgGTCAAATTGATAAACTAAAATATGACGTTCCAGAATTGCATTCTTTCGAGGAAGGAGGTAGTATAACAGTATGAGAATGAATGATGTAAGTATTGTGAAACACTAGGGTTCTGTTGGCTAGCACTTATTCCAGTAATTTCACTGGTAGCAGCCATGACATCTGACCAGCCAACAGGAAAACCTGACTAACTTAGCATCCATGATTTATTACATGTCAGGAAATTAAGATCTGCCAGCCTCCATGATTTATTATATGCCAGGGGCATTTAGTTAAGAACTGAGCAGGTTAAAAGAACAATGAGACAAATGCATATTTGAATCTTAAAGAAATAGAGGGGACCCTAATGGTCACCTGAATGATTTATCTGAAAACATAATCTTGCTCCTTACATAAAACACTTATGCAGTTTTCCAATAATTGGTTTGAAGTTACTTGTTTGATGAATGACAAGTAAATTTGACAGAAAACATTGCCAAAATGCCAAAGCAACTTCGATGAGTGAAAAAGGCACTGCAACTTTTCTTATCAGCATTAATGGAATCATAGAAAAGTATACACACTGCTAAATCAAGGGGCAATGCTATTAAACCATGCTTTAAACTGCAAGTGATGCTTTATTCCATAAAAAAAACATGTTATAGGCACATATTTTAAATTAACACATTATCTACAGGTAAAGGTGTTATGAGATGGCAACAAAAAATAGGCAAATATATTTCAACATCAGCTAGGGAGGACTAGACATATAGAAAATTACCTGAGCAATCTTTACTAATCTTATGGAGTCTACTAATTTTGGTGATACCAAATGAAATAACTGAAAAAATTAAACAGAAAAGATATGTCAGAAGCAATGAAAACCAACAGCAACCTGAAGCGAGACAAACAAACTACAGGATATACCTCCTGAACCAAGCAAGCTGTGTCTTGAGGCCATGTGTTACTATCACCAGAACTATGAAATTTCAGGCACAACTCTTTGATACACAAGAAGGATGATAGTTTAACTGTTCAtgaaaaaataatataagtgctaCTATGATGATTTGCAACCATGGGACAGAAGTATCCAAAAGATGATCACATATATCATACCTTGCCAACTCTCCTCAGGTGAGAGAGAATTCAATATTAATTCTAAAACGTTCTTCTTTTGGTTGATAATATCCTGTGGAAAAGCGACACTGATGCATGATGTTGCACAATTGAGCACTTTATCCAGAGAAATAGAAGCACCTTCACTTTCATCTAGTTCTGCAGAAAAAGAACCCATGCATAAATTTTAAACGAGTGAAGTATTTGGAGATACAATAGAGATAGATTATATAAGATGGTTGCATGCCTAATATATCATGCATTTAACCAGGAATTTTATAATGGTTGTATTTCAGTTCAATTTATTAGCAGTAAGATCAAGTCAGGATTAGTTGAGGCTTCACTTATTGATTCAGAAAGACAATTCAATAAGTGATAACAAATTCGGCAAATTAAAATGATCATATTCCATACTAGAGCAAAATTTGAAAATTATATCCTAAGCCTCTCTGTAAATGAAATTTTGCTACGCGAAGGGTGTCAATGTATTATTCTGGAAGTGCCTCAGTCAAGCTTCAAGCTATTCTTGAAAAGGTCCTCAGAACTAAAAAAATATGTTATCCTACAAAATAGCTATACATATAAAAGGGAGCATCAGATATTCTTGTATTCAATTACAAAAGGTTTTgttaagaatggtcattaactGAATGAAATATTCAAAATAATGACTTACCTGCACCAGCAGAGTTTTTTGTCTTCGAAATGACAGATTGGCTAGAAACCTCGTACAACATTGGAAACACACTATTGAAAAATCCTGGATCTCTGAATGCCGCAATCACCTAAAAAATGACAAAAAAGAACAACCCTAGGTAAATGGCACCAATTCTAAAAATTTGAAATAGTATCTAAAAGGCTATATATCATTGCAAACCTTGCAGTCAGAAAATGGAAAAATAAGTTAACACCCTCAAGAAAAATCTAGTAAATCTTTAGCATGATGCTAAAAGATACATTTCTGCAACAGTTAAAATTTGTTTTATTAAAGAAAATTTTGGTCCACTATAGAAAATGCTGGCCAACAAAAAATAACACTACAGCATCTGCTAGTGAAAATGGGTTCTGAAAAGTAAATAAGAATTGAAGAAAAATACTTTGTGTAGACACAAGAAAGCTGCTTCACGGTACAATTTTGATTTCCTACTGCATGCAGCACACACAGCATTTAGTATAACACTTGGCAAGCTGGAGTCGTCTGCAGTTATAGCAACATGGCAGGAAGAACACAATGAAGCCAATGCGTCCAGAATAGCATCTTTTCCCTGTTGAAAAATGTAAGGGAACAAAATTAATTATGTACCAATAACCAAGACAAGGATAAATTTCCAAAACAATGTATAAGCAGATAATCCACTTATCATTCCATGAAATAGTGTGAATTACCTCCCAGAATCGACCTGGCAATTCTTTCAAAAGTGATTTGAGAATATTCTGGTAGTGTGCTGATAGGGGTTCTCCGAGAATATCACATAGCTTCTTCATAGCCTTGGCTGACTGGAAGGAGGAGGCTGTACAGTAAGTATATTACAAGGTACAGGACTTCTAACTATTATTATCTGATATGCATATGGACAAGCAAATTATGAAATAGGACTGTACCTTTCTTTTACCAGCCCATGATGACAATGACATGCCATCACATAAAAGAGATACAATTTCTGGTAAATATAGTGTTAGGGTTACTCTTTCACTAGTAGGAATATCCTCCCAAAGTTCTTCATATAAAGCACTGGTGTCTTTATCATCATCaaacctgaaacaaagttttgTTTATACACATGGAAAGGTTTCTGTATTTCAACTAAACTGAAGGCATTATGAATATTTGAAATACTAGGAGTCAAGAAAATGCAAGGTAGATAAATGTGTTCTTCACATACCTcgacacaaaaattacagggatAACCACCGCATTATATCCACCAAGAATATCAGCTGCATTGCTCAAGTAGGCTTTAATAAGAATTGCACCAGATAACTGATCGTTTTTCCCACCTGAATGCAGAGAGGTAGTATCTTCAATAAGCTTCTGAGCCTGGGGAGGACTAGCGTATTTCAAAACAGTTGCACAAGAGGACGCAAAAGCCTTTTTAGCGGCAGAACTCCTTTCCTCCAGAACAGCACTATACAATAACTTCAGCAATATTGTTGTGAATGGTTTGATGTCAACCATGACCTTCTGAACCAAGAAGGTTATGAAGCTAGCAACACCAACCCTGGAATCAAACAGAAATGAACAATGCCACATGATTGAAGTAGTGAGAAATGAAGCATTTGAGGATATAATGAATAAGATTGTACAGGCAATCCTAACCTTGTATTTAAGCCAACAGCTGATCTAACCATTTGAGCCAGGCGAGGAACCAATAGATCAAGTGAATTCTTATCAACAATTTTTATACAGATATCAAGAGTTTCCCACATTGGAGAATCTTTAGCCACAGCTATACGCAAGCTTTCAAGCTTATCAGTTTTGATGCCAACATTTCCTGCATGCATCTTTGATCCAAAGGCAGGAGTGAGTAAAATATTGCATTTGTCAGATATACACGTGCAACATCATCACCATCAGTCTTatagaagtgggaaaaattagCATACCTCAACATAATTCAACCTTTGATCCTCCAGACTTGACAAACATTCAAGCATACAACTAACAAGTTCCGGCAGATGAGGACGAAGGGCAGGACCAGCACCCTGAAGACATCAGGAAGCCATGAGCTTAAGACATCTCTTTAGTTAATTATTTTGGTAATGGCATCTACATAAGCAGAGGAACTAGAAGCTGTAGTCTGTGCATAGGCAAAGCAGTAACTTTATTTTGCCCGTAGTGACAAGAACCTTTCATGTTTATTTCCTTTTGATTCATTTCCTTTCGTAACATTACTTAACAAATTCTAGGGCTCTGGTCCTTTACTTTAAGAAAGAAGGTAGAATACTCTTGAGGCATTTGGCCAAGTTCCTGATAGAGTGTGATAGTGTCTAATTGGATTATTGGGCTAACCCCAGAAGGGTAGCAATATAGTATGGCATACATGGGCCTAATACACTCATACtctaacccccccccccccagtcTAAATTACCGGCGCAGCGGAGTTACAGACTGGAGTCATAGACTGGACATGAAACGAAAAGAAGTACACACACAAGCCCCCCACAGGCGGAACTAGCCactggtgatgttgaggctggagcAAAACTCGGCGAAGGTCGAGGACGGGaggcccttggtgaagatgtcagcAAACTGGGAGGTGTCGGGACATGGAGGACCCGAACATCGCCAGTGGCAACCCGATCTCGGACAAAGTGTAGATCTatctccacatgcttggtcTGCTGGTGCTGAAtagggttggtggagaggtacaccGCACTGACGTTGTCACAGTAGACCAGCGTGCTCCGGGAGAGAGAGGGTTGTGGAGCTCGACGAGGAGTTGCCTGAGCCAGGAGGCCTCAGCCCCGCCGTTAGCGACAACAcggtactccgcctcggcactggagcgGGAGACCACCGGCTGGCGCTTGGACGACCAAGACACCAGGTTGCCCCCTAGAAAGACAGCGTAGCCGGAGGTGGAGCGCCGAGTGTCCGGACACCCGGCCCAGTCTGCGTCAGTGTagacaacgagctcggtggagggaGACCGGTGAAGGAGCAGGCCGCAGTCGACAGTGCCGCGGAGGAAGCGCTTGAGAGCAGTGAGGTGGGGCTCTCGGGGATCATGCATGTGAAGACAGATCTGTTGTACTACATAGGAGATGTCCGGCCTGGTGAAGGTGAGGTAGTGAAGTGCACCGGCAAGACTCCAGTAAGCAGTTTGGTCGGCCACTGGTGGACCCTATGCCTCTGACAGCTTGCCCTGTGTGTCAACCGGAGTAGAGCAGGGCTTGCAATGAGTCATCCCAGCTCGCTCCAGGATATCAAGAGTGTACTGCCGCTGGTGAAAAAGTAGGCCGGGGGGAGGAGGCTCAACGGTGACCCCAAGGAAGTGGTGGAGCACACCAAGATCCTTCACAGGAAACTCCTGCTGAAGAGAGCTGATGATGCGGTGGAGTAGTGATGAACTGGAGGCTGTGAGgacaatatcatcaacatagagcagCAGGTAGGCAGTCTCAGCTCCATGGTGATAGATAAACAAAGACGTATCTGACTTTGCCTCCACAAATCCCAGTGTCAACAAGAACGCAGCAAGTCGAGAGTGCCACGCCCGAGGGGCCTACTTGAGGTCGTAGAGAGACTTGTTGAGCCGGCAGACCATGTCGGGACGagaaaggaagacgaacatgACGGCCCAGTTGGCACGCATGACACAAGTGCTCATCGTTAGCCCGGGTACAATGAATGGTAGAACTACGACTAAGCTGCATCAGAGCATCACGACCAAGATGGCCAAGGCGACGGTGCCAAGTGGTGCAGGAAGGAGTGGCGGCGAAAGCAGCTGGCAAAACATACGGCGAAGAAGACGAAGCGGATGCCGAAAATCGAAGGGTGTAAAGGGGCCCCGTGCTGGACAAGGTCGTCAAGGACCTGCAGGAAGGTGGGAAAGGGCCGCTGCCTGGTGATCCACGTCTGGAGGTGGGCATAGCGGTCAATGAGCCCGCGGAGGACGTTGAGgaccaggatgcggtcctcCACGGGCCAGCCAAGGTCGCCAAGGGAGTCCGCCATGCCCTTCATCTAGCGGCAGAAATCGCCAACAGAGAGGTCACCTTGGACAAAGGTGCGGAAGCTCGCATCGAGACGCGGCAGGCTCGGCGAGCGTCGGGAGAGTTGCGGACGAGGTCGTGGAGGTCCagggagattgtcctgagtatCCAGGAGAGCACGACGCTGTTAAGGCGCAGCCACGAGGGGTCTGAACCGTCAATGAGGCGTCGACGAGGACGTGGTTGTCGACGGCGTAGCGGCAGAGGGTGAGGAGGACCAGGTCACGCCAGCGTGCGTAGGAGGGCGTCTTTGGCTCGAGGAGGACCGGGATGAGGAGCTAGATGTTCTAGACACCCCCGGCCTGGTAGTGGAGCTGCGTCACGAGCGGGTCGGCCGGATCGTGCCAGATGACCGCGGTGACCCGTCGAGCCGGAAGAGGTGGCCCTGGCGTCGTGTGAGGCAGGGAGGATGAGGAGCTGCTCCGCCTCGGCGATCTGGCAGGCCAGTGCATCAGCCGCATTACGCTCGCGCTCCCAAGCGAGGGCGGCCGCACCCACACGTGCCTGGCCTTCTGCAGCAGCAGCTCGTGCAGCGGCGAGTGAGTCGGCCCCCGTGGCGTGGAGGTTGGAAGTAGTTGGCAGAGGTGGCGGGGCGGGGAAGGGAAAAGCACCCGCGCCCATCGGCATGCCCAGTCCACCCGAGCCCAGCGACATTCCCAGGCCGGCAGAGATGACAGCAGCGACGGCGGCCGCCCCGGGATCGACGTCCAGGCCGTCTGCTCCCGCACCTGGGGGGCCTGCGTCCGCGGCTGGGGCCCCAGCGCCCTCGGCCAGGGCAGCGGCGCCTAGAGGAGGAGCGCCTACGACTGGGGCGCCTGGAGCACCCGCCGCGAGGGAGAGAGCAACAGCGGCCACTCCTAGGGCGACAGCGGGACCGCCGGCGCTGGCTATTGGAAGACCGCCAGCGCCCGCTGCGGGAAGAGCGCCCGCACCCACTGTTGGGAGGCCGCCAGCGCCCGCTGGGGGCCGCGGTCACCGCACCCGCCGCCGAGGAAGGAGCAGTAGCGGcgcaggggggggggggcggggcAGCAGCGGCCTACGCCCACGTGTAGGCAGGGAGAGGGGGGAAGGAGTGGAAGTAGgtgggagagggaggagggggaggaCGGCCGACCATGGCTCCAAGGGCGGTGGCGGCGACGGCGCGCGGCCGGCGGCTGGGGAGGAGGGAGAGGAACCTAGCTGTCTGATACCATGATAGAGTGTGATAGAGTGTCTAATTGGATTATTGGGCTAACCCTAGAAGGGTAGCAATATAGTATgacatacatgggcctcatgggcctaatacACTCATACTCTAACAGTTCCAACCACATAAAAATGACAATCCTGTCTGTGTTTTCAAATAATGTTAGTATAACAAGGCTAATGCTGCATTAGGCTATTGGCATCCAAACAAGGAACTGGAGAAATTGCAATTTATATAAGTTCAAGTGGAATAACATATGAAATTGCTTAGAAAGTAGATGTAATAGAAAGTTTCTCTTTGGTACCACCTTGAGGAACTTCAATGTTTGATTAGGATATAATAGAGATAAAGTTCTATGATCTATTGTTCACTCAATGGTCAGTATGTTAGAGTTGAAACACAATTGTCAGAGAAAAAATTCATCGAATTTGGTGAAATATCACATGGTTTCAATATAACTCATTATGGCAGATATTGCAACTAAACTTGTTAAAGTTTACCATCAATATACCTTAGCAAGCTTCATGACCAAACTAATAGCAGCTTTTTGAACACTTGGAACTTTACTGAGTATGCCCTCAGAAAGCAAGTATGGCAGCACAATGCTCATTGTTTCGTTTGCATCAGAAGTAGAAGTTAGTGATATATCACAGAGCCTAATTGTCAATGAGCTTACAGCTCGGCACAAACTGTCACCAGCAGTTCGCACAGTTTCCTTTATGTCATCCATTGCACGGAAGGTGGTTGTCCATATTTTTCTCAAATGTTTACAAACCTAAAGAACAAATAAAAAGGTGAGTTGTAATTGTTCTGAAAAGAAATCCAAAGTCAGATTCATACAAACACTTTAATATAGCTCATGTCAAATGAAATATTGAGCTATTCAGAATTTCCATAACACCATGAATGTTACCTGACTATATCTTCGACCTTGGATGATGTCTGCAAGTGCAAGACAGGATGCTTCTCGTGAGCGCCAAAGCCTCGATCCAGATTGAACCAATAGATCCTCTACTATGGCATCATAATGTTCATCTATTGCTTTTTTCGGATCTGAAACAATTAACTTCCAGATGTGTGCCATTGAATCCTAAAGGGTGCAGCTGGAATTATTAGCTCCGAGGAAAGGCTCTATGAGCTTATTAAGAAATATGAACGCAATAAGATAACCTATTGCTGTATATCAATGACAATCAGAAAACAGTGCAATAACTGATTGCTGAGAGGGACCCTCTTAAGGATAAGAGGACTGCTGACATGTATATCAGTTACTCATCAGTAGATATGTTTGGTCTATTTTTCTGATCCGAGTTCCAAGGCCACGTTTTACTTAATTTCAAGCACTAGTTGCATGGATGTTTATTATACCAAAACCTTGCTACTCACAGTAAAGGATGCTTGAAAATAATGATTTCTGGAACTATGATTGTGCATGGGAGTGCATTGACTACTAGAAAACTATTACTGTGGTATAAAGCTAAATCTCAATGAGTTATAATGCAATACTCGTGCAATgtttaaataaatttaatatAAATTTTCTCAACAACAAGAAAAACATGAGGAAATCTTATCTGCAATCTGATTACAGGACAGAAAGTATACAACAGTATAGCATAACTAACACAATGTGGAAACAGAGTGTTTAGTTATAATGAGTGTTTACTTATAATGCTCAAAGTCATCATAGTGCCTTAATAAACCAGCATATAAACATGCATAACTTAAATGTACTAAATTAAGGAAATCAATGTCAAGTTATGCTTAACTAGTCGAGTTATTTGATGCATTACTTGCTTAGCACATCAGCTTCTTACTTTCTCATATGAAAAGAATGGCAACACCATACTAACTATATTACATGGTTATAAGTACTTTTACAAGAGTACATTCATCAACCAAATAGTTTAATTTCAGTCCAATAAAAAGGAAACA is a window from the Sorghum bicolor cultivar BTx623 chromosome 5, Sorghum_bicolor_NCBIv3, whole genome shotgun sequence genome containing:
- the LOC8069272 gene encoding hydroxymethylglutaryl-CoA lyase, mitochondrial — translated: MSSLEEPLGLGDLPKLSINRLGRFLSPTARRSSPSDDHSTGKYSNSCNGSPFHGNSYPWHPQCRQADSSCDAVELRDLPRKVMWELPRFVKIVEVGPRDGLQNEKGNVPTSVKIQLIHKLVGAGLSVVEATSFVSPKWVPQLADAKEVLKGIQQEPGVRYPVLTPNLRGFEAAIAAGAKEIAVFASASESFSKSNINCTIEESLVRYRGVTAAAKKHGLTIRGYVSCVIGCPVEGTINPPKVAYVAKELYNMGCSEISLGDTTGVGTPGSVVAMLQAVMAFVPVDKIAVHFHDTYGQALANILVSLQMGINVVDSSVSGLGGCPYAKGATGNVATEDVVYMLHGLGIETNVDLNKLMEAGDYISKELGRPLGSKTATALRKLTT